In a single window of the Bacillus mycoides genome:
- the nuoH gene encoding NADH-quinone oxidoreductase subunit NuoH — protein MIETLLQSPSSWTNFFIFFGLAVLLLFAVLGFVTYGILAERKVMGFMQGRIGPNQVGGRFGLLQTVADVLKLLLKEDSIPKAADKPLFILAPVIAFAPAFMVLAVIPFTDKFQFADIGVGLLYYIAVSGITTIGVVTGGWASNNKYSLLGGMRAAAQMISYEIPLVMSVIGVVLLAGSLNLNEIVAAQEKVWYIFAQPIGFVIFLIAAVAELNRTPFDLPEAESELVSGYHTEYSGFRWAFFMLSEYVYFFGMSSLITVLFLGGWNPVMFLGFIPGAVWFALKFSSVVFLLIWFRVTFPRIRGDQLMEFGWKVLLPIALANIFLTALIKELFF, from the coding sequence ATGATTGAGACGCTCTTACAATCACCTTCAAGCTGGACGAATTTCTTCATTTTTTTCGGATTAGCGGTGCTTCTATTATTTGCAGTCCTTGGCTTCGTTACATACGGTATTTTGGCAGAACGGAAAGTGATGGGATTTATGCAAGGGCGGATTGGACCAAACCAAGTTGGGGGCCGGTTCGGTTTACTCCAAACGGTAGCTGATGTTTTGAAATTATTATTAAAAGAAGATAGTATTCCGAAAGCTGCAGATAAACCGTTGTTTATATTAGCGCCTGTTATTGCATTCGCACCAGCATTTATGGTGCTTGCGGTTATCCCGTTTACTGATAAATTTCAGTTCGCGGATATTGGCGTAGGGTTACTGTATTACATTGCTGTCTCTGGGATTACGACGATCGGAGTTGTAACTGGGGGATGGGCATCAAATAATAAATATTCCCTTTTAGGAGGGATGCGTGCGGCAGCGCAAATGATTTCTTATGAGATTCCACTTGTGATGAGTGTAATTGGCGTCGTTTTGTTAGCTGGTAGTCTTAACTTGAATGAAATTGTAGCGGCGCAGGAAAAGGTATGGTACATTTTCGCACAGCCAATCGGTTTCGTCATTTTCTTAATCGCGGCAGTTGCAGAGTTAAATAGGACACCGTTTGATTTACCCGAAGCGGAGTCAGAACTTGTTTCAGGATACCATACGGAATACTCAGGTTTTCGCTGGGCGTTTTTCATGCTTTCAGAGTATGTGTATTTCTTCGGGATGTCATCTTTAATTACAGTACTCTTTTTAGGAGGCTGGAATCCAGTTATGTTCCTTGGGTTTATTCCAGGAGCCGTATGGTTTGCTTTGAAATTCAGCAGTGTGGTCTTTCTATTGATTTGGTTCCGCGTTACGTTCCCGCGCATAAGAGGTGACCAGTTAATGGAGTTTGGTTGGAAAGTATTATTACCAATCGCACTTGCAAATATTTTCTTAACGGCATTGATTAAGGAGCTATTCTTCTAA
- the nuoI gene encoding NADH-quinone oxidoreductase subunit NuoI, protein MKGLFKGLKYTLSNLSKKKVTYDYPNQPLPLPDRFRGIQKFYPEKCIVCNQCSNICPTDCIQLTGKKHPDPTKKGKIIDTYDINFEICILCDLCTEVCPTEAIVMTNNFELAEYSRDDLFKNLQWLDENDENVRKENKA, encoded by the coding sequence ATGAAAGGACTATTTAAAGGGTTAAAATATACGCTTAGTAATTTGAGTAAGAAAAAGGTGACGTATGATTATCCAAATCAACCGTTGCCATTACCAGACCGATTTCGAGGTATTCAAAAGTTTTATCCAGAGAAATGTATTGTTTGTAATCAGTGTTCCAACATTTGTCCGACAGATTGCATTCAATTAACAGGAAAAAAACATCCTGATCCTACGAAAAAAGGGAAAATTATCGACACGTATGATATTAATTTTGAAATTTGTATTCTTTGCGATTTATGTACAGAAGTTTGCCCGACAGAGGCGATTGTAATGACAAATAACTTTGAACTTGCAGAGTATTCACGTGATGATTTATTTAAAAATTTGCAGTGGCTTGACGAGAACGACGAGAACGTCAGGAAGGAGAATAAAGCATGA
- a CDS encoding NADH-quinone oxidoreductase subunit J: MNGEFVAFFILSLSAIIGGVLMLNLTKVMHMMLALVLTFLSIAGLYFLLSAEFIGVAQILLYSGAITIIMIFGIMLTKHNAENESRLTLRKWIIFFAVVAFGAVMYFAVNSIDFSNQSTQGSLPLHENNTLQIGTLLYSKYIIPFELTSVILLVALVGAIILAKKDEGEEDSHE; the protein is encoded by the coding sequence ATGAACGGCGAGTTTGTAGCTTTCTTTATATTATCCTTGTCTGCGATTATCGGCGGTGTTCTTATGCTGAATTTAACGAAAGTAATGCATATGATGCTGGCCCTTGTGCTTACGTTCCTTAGCATTGCGGGTTTGTACTTTCTCTTATCAGCCGAATTTATCGGAGTGGCACAAATTTTACTTTACTCTGGTGCAATCACTATTATTATGATTTTTGGTATTATGTTAACGAAACATAACGCGGAAAATGAATCGCGCCTTACTCTTCGAAAATGGATTATCTTCTTTGCGGTTGTAGCATTTGGAGCAGTTATGTATTTCGCTGTTAATAGTATCGATTTTTCAAATCAAAGCACACAAGGAAGTTTACCTCTCCATGAAAATAACACACTTCAAATCGGTACACTTCTCTATTCAAAATATATTATTCCATTCGAATTAACCTCAGTTATTTTACTTGTAGCACTTGTAGGAGCGATTATCCTTGCGAAGAAGGATGAGGGAGAGGAGGATTCCCATGAGTAG
- the nuoK gene encoding NADH-quinone oxidoreductase subunit NuoK, giving the protein MSSVPASAYLTLAIILFCIGLFGALTKRNTVIVLVCIELMLNAANLNLVAFSKLGLFPNLTGQIFSLFTMSVAAAEAAVGLAILIALYRNRPTVHVDEMDTLKG; this is encoded by the coding sequence ATGAGTAGCGTTCCGGCTTCTGCGTATTTAACACTTGCGATTATTTTGTTTTGCATCGGCTTATTTGGAGCTTTAACAAAGCGAAATACAGTAATTGTACTAGTTTGTATCGAATTGATGTTAAACGCCGCCAATTTAAATCTAGTAGCGTTTAGTAAATTAGGCTTGTTTCCGAATTTAACAGGACAAATTTTTTCGCTGTTTACGATGTCTGTAGCGGCAGCGGAGGCAGCGGTAGGTCTTGCAATTTTGATTGCTTTGTACCGTAATCGCCCGACAGTTCATGTAGATGAGATGGATACGCTCAAAGGATAG
- the nuoL gene encoding NADH-quinone oxidoreductase subunit L: MIDYAWLIPLFPLVSFLLLIVFGKKIREGSSVLGIFFTFLSFISAVVVLIERFSSEAVKHKWVWLRVGDIDISFGFEVTALGALMLFIVTLVSFLVHVYSKGYMKGDTRLPTFYAYLGLFTFAMLGLVISTNLLQLYIFWELVGLGSFLLIGFYFFKEEAKAAAKKAFIMTRIGDVGLFTGMILIFWHAGSFEYDAIFKAIHTGDLSPSMITITAILIFIGAMGKSGQFPLHTWLPDAMEGPTPVSALIHAATMVAAGVYLVATMFPLFSASAVAMQTVAIVGAFTAIFAASIGLVQTDIKRVLAYSTVSQLGYMMLALGSAGYVAGIFHLTTHAFFKALLFLAAGSVIHAVHTQNINKMGGLQKKMKVTGALFLIGTLAISGVPLLSGFFSKDEILAAAWMNGNYFLFVLAVIAAFLTAFYMFRLYFLVFTGETKTKEEVHESPRTMTYPMIVLGVLAVVAGYINTPWFGTFLGDWLTKDIGFQVKEVHGPVWIMVVATLVSFAGIALAYFIYGKKSISRDWAGGEGTSLYNLLKEKYYVDELYNATVLPITKGIAHVLRLFEVYVVEGIAVLIAGLVKGMSGLGSRLQNGNVQVYGTVTAVSLAVLLIILLYTGGDLR, translated from the coding sequence ATGATCGATTATGCATGGCTCATACCGCTTTTCCCGCTTGTTTCGTTTTTGTTACTTATTGTGTTCGGGAAGAAAATTAGAGAGGGAAGTAGTGTACTAGGTATTTTCTTTACCTTTCTCTCCTTTATATCCGCGGTAGTGGTACTAATAGAACGATTTTCATCCGAGGCAGTGAAGCATAAGTGGGTATGGCTTAGGGTAGGAGATATAGATATATCATTTGGTTTTGAAGTTACCGCATTAGGGGCTTTAATGTTGTTTATCGTTACACTTGTGAGTTTTCTTGTACATGTGTACTCAAAAGGTTATATGAAAGGTGACACCAGATTACCAACCTTTTATGCATATTTAGGGCTCTTTACCTTTGCGATGCTTGGGCTAGTTATATCGACGAATTTATTACAGCTTTATATATTTTGGGAGTTAGTCGGCCTTGGTTCGTTTTTACTTATCGGTTTTTATTTCTTTAAAGAAGAAGCGAAGGCTGCTGCGAAAAAGGCTTTTATTATGACACGCATTGGGGATGTTGGGCTATTTACTGGGATGATATTAATTTTTTGGCACGCAGGTAGTTTTGAATATGACGCGATTTTTAAAGCGATTCATACGGGCGACCTCTCTCCTTCTATGATTACAATAACGGCGATATTAATTTTTATCGGTGCGATGGGGAAATCGGGTCAGTTCCCGCTTCATACATGGTTGCCAGATGCAATGGAAGGACCGACGCCTGTTTCGGCGCTTATTCACGCGGCAACGATGGTTGCAGCCGGTGTATATTTAGTAGCGACGATGTTCCCGCTATTTTCAGCAAGTGCGGTAGCGATGCAAACTGTGGCAATCGTTGGGGCTTTCACCGCAATCTTTGCGGCCTCTATCGGTCTAGTGCAAACTGATATTAAGAGGGTTCTTGCTTACTCTACAGTTAGTCAGCTCGGGTATATGATGCTTGCGCTAGGCTCGGCTGGTTATGTAGCTGGTATCTTTCACTTAACGACACACGCCTTTTTTAAAGCATTATTGTTCCTGGCAGCAGGAAGTGTAATTCATGCAGTCCATACGCAAAACATTAATAAAATGGGCGGTTTACAGAAAAAGATGAAAGTAACCGGTGCACTATTTTTAATAGGCACACTTGCAATTAGTGGTGTTCCCCTTCTTTCCGGATTTTTTAGTAAAGATGAAATTTTAGCGGCGGCTTGGATGAATGGCAATTACTTTCTATTCGTTTTAGCAGTAATTGCGGCATTTCTAACAGCATTTTATATGTTCCGTCTATATTTTCTTGTCTTTACGGGGGAAACGAAGACGAAGGAAGAGGTGCATGAATCGCCTCGCACCATGACGTATCCGATGATTGTCCTTGGTGTCCTTGCGGTAGTGGCAGGTTATATAAATACACCGTGGTTCGGAACGTTTCTTGGGGATTGGCTTACGAAAGATATAGGATTCCAGGTGAAGGAAGTGCATGGACCTGTTTGGATTATGGTTGTTGCGACGCTCGTTTCATTTGCGGGAATTGCCCTCGCATATTTCATATATGGCAAGAAATCTATCTCTAGAGATTGGGCCGGTGGAGAAGGGACGTCTCTTTATAACCTTTTGAAAGAAAAATATTATGTGGATGAACTATACAATGCGACGGTGCTTCCTATTACGAAAGGAATCGCTCATGTGCTTCGCTTATTTGAAGTATACGTTGTAGAAGGAATCGCAGTTTTAATTGCTGGACTCGTTAAAGGTATGAGTGGACTAGGATCACGGCTTCAAAACGGGAATGTACAAGTGTATGGAACTGTAACAGCAGTTTCGCTCGCAGTGCTCCTAATTATTTTGTTATATACGGGAGGGGATTTACGGTGA
- a CDS encoding NADH-quinone oxidoreductase subunit M, with protein MNGLLLTFFIFSPLLGILLLLLTPKRESRTVQALGLFGTALPFGIAIVLACTYASGKSLSIFDEKVKWIKFGDFTAVDKRWFSIYYELGIDGLSLVMMLLTALLAMLAAIAAFSIKRNLKAFYMLLLMLEIGMLGVFAAQNLMLFFMFFEITLPPMFLLIGKWGKLSSEKAAYSYLIYNGIGSAILLIVFSVLFAKTGTTNIAELKEILTSVGAGGGMAVSSNLQFGLFLSIMIAFAIKLPVFPLHRWMVNVHIEAHPAVVMLHAGVLLKIGAYGIVRFGKGLFPEYFREFATLIAILGVINLLYGAFLALIQTDFRKVLAYSSISHMGIVLMGLAALNAPGTQGALFQVVSHGLIAALLFFLLGIIEERFGTSDITELGGLAKSVPVLSGFFLAGGMASLGMPGMSGFISEFLAFLGLFQGKPVIAAAGVLGIILTAVYVLRAILQVTFGKKEWEAKSDIHGWEYVPVIVLIICIIAIGVMPELLGDPLQTTLKTLGVK; from the coding sequence GTGAATGGATTGCTATTAACGTTCTTCATTTTTTCCCCGCTTTTAGGAATTCTCTTGCTTTTATTAACGCCGAAACGAGAATCGCGTACAGTGCAGGCGCTTGGTTTATTCGGAACGGCGCTTCCATTTGGAATTGCTATCGTCCTTGCTTGTACATACGCTTCAGGAAAGAGCTTATCGATATTTGATGAAAAAGTGAAATGGATTAAATTTGGGGATTTCACAGCAGTGGACAAAAGGTGGTTTTCAATTTATTACGAGCTCGGCATTGATGGTTTATCGCTTGTAATGATGTTGCTCACAGCCCTTCTAGCGATGCTTGCAGCTATTGCGGCATTTTCTATTAAAAGAAATTTGAAAGCATTCTACATGCTGTTACTCATGTTAGAAATAGGTATGCTCGGTGTCTTTGCTGCTCAAAATTTAATGTTGTTCTTCATGTTCTTTGAGATTACGTTGCCACCAATGTTTTTATTAATTGGCAAGTGGGGGAAATTGTCGAGTGAAAAGGCTGCATATAGTTATTTAATATATAACGGTATTGGATCAGCTATTTTACTTATCGTTTTCTCGGTTTTATTTGCGAAAACAGGTACGACAAATATTGCGGAGCTTAAAGAAATATTAACGAGTGTAGGTGCTGGGGGAGGAATGGCCGTTTCAAGTAACTTACAGTTCGGCTTGTTTCTTTCCATAATGATTGCTTTCGCGATTAAACTCCCTGTTTTCCCTTTGCATCGCTGGATGGTCAATGTACACATAGAAGCGCATCCTGCTGTAGTTATGCTTCATGCGGGGGTTTTGCTGAAGATTGGTGCGTACGGTATTGTTCGCTTCGGGAAAGGGCTATTCCCAGAATATTTTCGTGAGTTTGCAACGCTAATCGCAATTTTAGGGGTAATTAATTTATTGTATGGGGCCTTTCTAGCACTCATCCAAACGGACTTTAGAAAGGTACTTGCTTACTCTAGTATTTCGCATATGGGCATTGTATTAATGGGGCTTGCGGCGTTAAATGCACCAGGTACACAAGGGGCGCTATTCCAAGTTGTGTCTCACGGTTTAATTGCAGCCTTGCTCTTCTTCTTACTTGGCATCATTGAAGAGCGTTTCGGGACGTCGGATATTACAGAACTTGGTGGACTCGCAAAAAGTGTTCCAGTGCTTAGCGGCTTCTTCTTGGCGGGAGGTATGGCATCGCTTGGAATGCCAGGGATGTCCGGATTTATTAGCGAATTTCTTGCCTTTCTCGGTTTATTCCAAGGGAAACCGGTTATCGCCGCCGCGGGTGTACTTGGAATTATTTTAACCGCTGTATACGTATTAAGAGCGATACTTCAAGTGACATTTGGTAAGAAAGAATGGGAAGCGAAATCTGATATACACGGATGGGAGTACGTCCCTGTTATAGTGCTTATCATTTGTATTATTGCAATTGGAGTAATGCCAGAACTACTAGGGGATCCGCTTCAAACTACATTGAAAACATTGGGGGTGAAGTAG
- the nuoN gene encoding NADH-quinone oxidoreductase subunit NuoN yields MNTLLSLSWHLMVPEFIILGAAILLSICDLFFKLNHRYVAISAIAAVLLAIVSLISLYSEPAGDILNGSFVLDGFSKGFKTLLLGGAALVLCMAMSDDKKEPIQDKGEYYYLFLMALLGAMFMASSVDFITLFVGLELLSLSSYILVGIRKRNRASNEAAMKYVINGGIGTAITLFGMSYLYGITGSTNIVEMQKAFTQELAGGIQLLLALAFLLLLVGLSFKIATVPFHMWAPDVYEGAATPVAAFLGTISKISGFLLITRLFLMVFAGVAIQGDAQSLYGRMSIYIAVLASITMIVGNVVALKQYNVKRLFAYSGIAHAGYLLVPLVALSQFTMDSMWFYMLAYMLMNIGAFAIIHGLILQNDKENMTIFTGLYKRSPFTAIVMTVFILSLAGIPGTAGFIGKINIFLGALHVEPAHYVLASIMMGTTVISFVYYFRILQQMFFRTGETEEKLRLPLNIKIVMSLCAISIVILGIMPMIGYNFFYEYFPLMKDFFFLGNVVQ; encoded by the coding sequence ATGAACACATTACTTAGCTTATCATGGCATCTCATGGTACCAGAATTCATTATTCTCGGGGCTGCCATCCTTCTTTCCATATGTGATTTGTTTTTTAAGTTGAACCATAGGTACGTAGCGATTAGTGCAATTGCCGCTGTCTTGTTAGCGATAGTGTCATTAATTTCGCTATACAGCGAACCGGCAGGAGATATTTTAAATGGATCGTTTGTGCTAGATGGATTTTCAAAAGGGTTTAAAACGTTGTTGTTAGGCGGAGCAGCTCTCGTTTTATGTATGGCAATGAGCGATGACAAGAAGGAGCCTATTCAAGACAAAGGAGAATATTATTACTTGTTTTTAATGGCGCTCCTAGGAGCGATGTTCATGGCTTCTAGCGTTGATTTCATCACACTATTCGTCGGTTTAGAACTGCTCTCGCTTTCTTCGTATATTCTAGTAGGAATCCGAAAGAGAAACCGCGCATCAAATGAGGCAGCGATGAAATACGTCATTAACGGAGGAATTGGAACAGCAATTACGCTCTTTGGAATGAGCTACTTATATGGTATTACAGGGTCGACCAACATAGTGGAAATGCAAAAGGCATTTACGCAAGAGCTGGCTGGTGGCATTCAATTATTGTTAGCTCTTGCATTTCTACTACTGCTCGTTGGACTCTCGTTCAAAATTGCAACAGTGCCGTTTCATATGTGGGCACCAGATGTATATGAGGGAGCCGCTACACCTGTCGCTGCCTTTCTTGGAACAATTTCTAAAATTTCCGGTTTTTTACTCATTACGCGTTTGTTTCTTATGGTGTTTGCAGGTGTGGCAATCCAAGGAGACGCACAATCTTTATACGGGCGTATGAGCATATACATTGCGGTGCTAGCGAGTATTACGATGATTGTTGGGAACGTAGTAGCATTAAAGCAATACAACGTAAAACGTCTATTTGCCTATTCAGGTATCGCGCATGCTGGATATTTGCTAGTCCCCCTTGTAGCGCTATCGCAGTTTACGATGGATAGTATGTGGTTTTATATGCTTGCATATATGCTTATGAATATAGGAGCATTTGCAATCATCCACGGATTAATCTTACAAAATGATAAGGAAAATATGACGATTTTCACAGGGTTATATAAGCGGTCCCCCTTTACAGCTATAGTGATGACGGTCTTTATTTTATCATTAGCTGGAATACCCGGGACAGCAGGTTTCATCGGGAAAATTAACATCTTTTTAGGGGCACTTCATGTTGAACCTGCTCATTACGTATTAGCTTCTATTATGATGGGGACAACAGTTATTTCATTCGTATATTACTTCCGGATATTACAGCAAATGTTTTTCCGCACGGGAGAGACAGAAGAAAAGCTTCGGTTACCGTTAAATATAAAGATTGTCATGAGTCTTTGCGCAATTTCAATTGTAATACTAGGGATTATGCCGATGATTGGTTACAATTTCTTCTATGAATATTTTCCATTAATGAAAGATTTCTTCTTCTTAGGGAACGTGGTACAATAG
- a CDS encoding DUF1146 family protein — protein MAHLLGQQALIAIVSHLLFITITWWALQGIHIERLMKSGKVLQTRVLLILITITIGTSVSNFFLDYLGYSKSLTYLVK, from the coding sequence TTGGCACATCTTTTAGGGCAACAAGCACTGATTGCCATTGTTTCACATTTATTATTTATTACCATTACGTGGTGGGCCTTACAAGGTATTCACATTGAGCGCTTAATGAAGTCTGGAAAAGTGCTGCAGACGAGAGTATTACTCATCCTAATTACAATTACAATTGGGACATCTGTAAGTAACTTTTTCCTTGATTATTTAGGCTATTCAAAGAGTTTAACGTATTTAGTAAAGTAA
- a CDS encoding YwmB family TATA-box binding protein: MKFKAILIVIVSVVLFLVGYKEMKPISDEQKMESMIAALEKNDAKVERWSWLARETKTISNIHTFQKLLNDVKEEANIESWELEQSPDGYKATSYKKSSSHEERIVVTWSKENTKENTFIIFEVSGAKWDPKYVQNIDEILSEKPIIYTCVQGVLNDKIEGVLQNKTNQVLKDLSARAIEQIEERAFVSVSAYNKKWNDALSTNREKINVQIAIRSTNNKDTIVVGTPIITSEY; this comes from the coding sequence TTGAAGTTTAAAGCCATTCTTATCGTTATCGTAAGTGTTGTTTTATTTTTGGTTGGATATAAAGAGATGAAACCTATAAGCGATGAACAGAAAATGGAGAGCATGATTGCAGCTTTAGAGAAGAACGATGCAAAAGTAGAGCGGTGGTCATGGTTAGCGCGAGAAACGAAAACAATTTCTAATATACATACGTTTCAAAAACTGTTAAATGATGTGAAGGAAGAGGCAAACATCGAAAGTTGGGAATTAGAACAATCTCCAGATGGATATAAGGCTACATCCTATAAAAAATCTTCTTCACATGAAGAACGAATAGTAGTAACTTGGAGTAAGGAAAATACTAAAGAAAACACTTTTATTATTTTTGAAGTGAGCGGGGCGAAATGGGACCCGAAGTACGTTCAGAACATAGATGAAATTTTAAGTGAAAAACCTATAATTTACACTTGTGTTCAAGGTGTACTGAATGATAAGATTGAAGGTGTTTTGCAAAATAAAACCAATCAGGTTTTGAAAGATCTTTCAGCAAGAGCGATCGAACAGATAGAAGAAAGAGCATTTGTATCAGTCTCCGCATATAATAAAAAGTGGAATGACGCTCTTTCAACAAATAGAGAGAAAATAAATGTGCAAATAGCAATACGTTCTACAAACAACAAAGATACAATTGTGGTTGGCACACCGATCATAACTTCTGAGTATTGA
- the murA gene encoding UDP-N-acetylglucosamine 1-carboxyvinyltransferase — translation MEKIIVRGGKRLSGTVRVEGAKNAVLPIIAAALLASDGKNVLSEVPVLSDVYTINEVLRHLNAEVVFENNQVTIDSSKELNIEAPFEYVRKMRASVQVMGPLLARNGRARIALPGGCAIGSRPIDQHLKGFEAMGAKVKVGNGFVEAHVEGELKGAKIYLDFPSVGATENIMSAATLAKGTTVLENAAKEPEIVDLANFLNAMGAKVRGAGTGTIRIEGVEKLYGANHPIIPDRIEAGTFMVAAAITGGDILIENAVPEHLRSITAKMEEMGVKIIEENEGVRVIGPDKLKAVDIKTMPHPGFPTDMQSQMMALLLHADGTSMITETVFENRFMHVEEFRRMNADIKIEGRSVIMNGPSSLQGAEVGATDLRAAAALILAGLVSEGYTRVTELKHLDRGYVDFHKKLAALGATIERVNEKVEEVKEQEVSDLHA, via the coding sequence TTGGAAAAGATCATCGTCCGTGGCGGAAAGCGGTTAAGCGGCACAGTGCGTGTTGAGGGCGCAAAAAATGCTGTATTACCTATAATCGCTGCAGCCCTATTAGCGAGTGACGGAAAGAATGTACTATCTGAAGTACCAGTATTATCTGATGTATACACAATTAACGAGGTATTACGTCATTTAAATGCTGAAGTCGTATTTGAAAATAACCAAGTAACAATCGATTCTTCTAAAGAATTAAACATTGAAGCACCATTTGAGTATGTACGTAAGATGCGTGCATCTGTTCAAGTAATGGGACCATTATTAGCACGTAACGGTCGTGCTCGTATTGCACTTCCTGGTGGATGTGCAATTGGTTCACGTCCAATTGACCAACATTTAAAAGGCTTTGAAGCAATGGGAGCGAAAGTAAAAGTTGGTAACGGATTTGTTGAGGCACACGTAGAGGGCGAACTAAAAGGAGCTAAAATTTATTTAGACTTCCCAAGCGTAGGCGCGACAGAAAACATTATGTCTGCAGCTACATTAGCAAAAGGGACAACAGTCCTTGAAAACGCAGCGAAAGAGCCAGAAATCGTTGACTTAGCTAACTTCTTAAATGCAATGGGTGCGAAAGTACGCGGAGCTGGAACTGGAACGATTCGTATTGAAGGCGTTGAAAAATTATATGGTGCAAACCACCCTATTATTCCTGACCGTATTGAAGCAGGAACATTCATGGTTGCAGCGGCAATTACAGGTGGAGACATCTTAATTGAAAATGCTGTGCCTGAACATTTACGCTCAATTACAGCGAAAATGGAAGAAATGGGTGTTAAAATTATTGAGGAAAATGAAGGTGTACGTGTTATCGGCCCAGATAAGTTAAAAGCGGTTGATATTAAAACTATGCCTCATCCAGGTTTCCCAACAGACATGCAATCACAAATGATGGCATTATTACTACATGCTGATGGAACAAGTATGATTACAGAAACGGTATTCGAAAACCGCTTTATGCACGTTGAAGAATTCCGTCGTATGAATGCTGATATTAAAATCGAAGGTCGTTCTGTAATTATGAACGGTCCAAGTAGCCTGCAAGGTGCTGAAGTAGGCGCAACTGATTTACGTGCTGCAGCAGCATTAATCTTAGCTGGTTTAGTATCAGAAGGTTATACTCGTGTAACAGAGTTAAAACATCTTGACCGCGGTTATGTAGACTTCCATAAGAAATTAGCTGCATTAGGTGCAACTATTGAACGTGTAAACGAAAAAGTAGAAGAAGTGAAAGAACAAGAAGTTTCTGATCTTCACGCTTAA
- the spoIID gene encoding stage II sporulation protein D yields the protein MKFSKPLFITVALLIALVIIVPAALVIPFAKAKVGEEAASKTPPAIESIPAPGKVDTAVQVAVYRDQQKKVETLPMEEYVAGVVASEMNASFEIEALKAQALAARTFVVQRMLSGGKKNNADVTDTVKDQVYKSKEELKKQWGNNYENNLKKIEEAVSKTAGQVLTYDGKPISASFFSTSNGRTENAADYWGNDYPYLKSVDSPWDQASPKFTSEQKFTVSDFQKRLGVKVLANGKVGNIKDLTEGKRVKDVEFQGKTLTGKQVREKLDLRSSDFTWKQEGDNITVTTKGFGHGVGMSQYGANGMAVEGKKYTDIVAHYYKGVEIKTMNDYEGKLMVKK from the coding sequence ATGAAATTTTCAAAGCCGCTTTTCATTACAGTAGCGCTCTTAATAGCGCTCGTTATCATTGTACCTGCTGCTCTTGTTATTCCGTTTGCGAAAGCAAAAGTAGGGGAAGAAGCAGCTTCTAAAACTCCTCCAGCGATAGAAAGTATACCAGCTCCAGGGAAAGTGGATACAGCGGTTCAAGTTGCTGTATACCGTGATCAGCAGAAGAAGGTAGAAACATTACCTATGGAGGAGTATGTGGCCGGTGTAGTAGCTTCTGAGATGAATGCCAGCTTTGAAATAGAGGCGCTAAAGGCGCAGGCATTAGCAGCAAGAACATTTGTAGTGCAGCGTATGCTAAGCGGAGGTAAGAAAAACAATGCGGACGTGACAGATACAGTGAAAGATCAAGTGTACAAAAGCAAAGAGGAATTGAAGAAACAATGGGGTAATAACTACGAAAATAATTTAAAGAAAATTGAGGAAGCCGTTTCGAAAACCGCAGGACAAGTTTTAACGTATGATGGAAAACCAATTTCAGCATCCTTCTTCTCAACGAGTAACGGACGAACAGAAAATGCAGCTGATTATTGGGGAAATGATTATCCATACTTAAAGAGTGTAGATAGTCCGTGGGATCAAGCCTCTCCAAAATTTACGAGTGAGCAAAAATTCACAGTATCTGATTTTCAAAAACGTCTCGGTGTGAAAGTACTAGCAAACGGAAAGGTTGGTAATATTAAAGACCTTACGGAAGGAAAGCGAGTAAAGGATGTAGAGTTCCAAGGGAAAACATTAACAGGAAAACAAGTTCGTGAAAAGTTAGATTTACGCTCCTCAGACTTTACGTGGAAACAAGAAGGGGATAACATCACCGTTACGACGAAAGGATTCGGTCACGGCGTCGGTATGAGCCAGTACGGTGCGAATGGCATGGCAGTGGAAGGTAAGAAATATACAGATATCGTCGCTCATTATTATAAAGGCGTTGAAATAAAGACGATGAATGATTATGAAGGAAAGTTAATGGTGAAAAAATAG